A single genomic interval of Bradyrhizobium japonicum USDA 6 harbors:
- a CDS encoding alpha/beta hydrolase produces the protein MKNYLAFFLILGMTAASAHGPSPTRLTGPSDIVRVGLTDNDTTAGGTARLCEQVSFSRGLRYGDSEANVLDVATTSETKADTPRPVLLFVGGDTFTGDRGAPDLSREIQDQAMCFAARNGMIGVRVSYRLAPAAAWPMGATDVAAALSWVHGNIDLFNGDAREIVAVGYGAGAFHVATLLAHPEFQTDRADVAAVVLVSGIYRAGKDASDSEKAYLGTDPTEYDKRSVFPGILNVDAPIVLAWAANDPASVVAQGETLKKTLCGAGHCPRSTLLRSRDGIAAAFGLDGSGDSLAEPTLLLVHQLEARGLP, from the coding sequence ATGAAGAATTATCTTGCTTTCTTCCTCATCCTGGGCATGACGGCAGCTTCCGCACACGGTCCGTCGCCGACGCGGCTCACGGGGCCGTCCGATATCGTCCGGGTGGGCCTCACCGACAACGACACGACCGCCGGCGGCACCGCGCGGCTGTGCGAGCAGGTCTCGTTCTCGCGCGGGCTGCGCTACGGCGACAGCGAGGCCAACGTGCTCGACGTCGCCACCACCAGCGAGACCAAGGCGGATACGCCCCGGCCCGTGCTGCTGTTCGTGGGGGGCGACACCTTTACCGGCGATCGCGGCGCGCCGGACCTGTCCCGCGAGATCCAGGACCAGGCGATGTGCTTTGCCGCGCGCAACGGCATGATCGGCGTGCGCGTCAGCTATCGCCTTGCGCCGGCGGCGGCCTGGCCGATGGGTGCGACCGACGTGGCGGCGGCGCTGTCCTGGGTCCATGGCAATATCGACCTGTTCAATGGCGATGCCCGCGAGATCGTCGCGGTCGGCTACGGCGCCGGCGCCTTCCATGTCGCCACCTTGCTCGCGCATCCCGAGTTCCAGACCGATCGCGCCGATGTCGCGGCCGTCGTGCTGGTGTCCGGGATCTACCGCGCAGGCAAGGACGCGAGCGACAGCGAGAAGGCCTATCTCGGCACCGACCCCACCGAATATGACAAGCGGTCGGTCTTCCCCGGCATCCTCAACGTCGACGCGCCGATCGTGCTGGCCTGGGCCGCGAACGATCCCGCGAGCGTCGTGGCGCAGGGCGAGACCCTGAAGAAGACGCTGTGCGGCGCCGGCCATTGCCCGCGCAGCACACTGCTGCGCAGCCGCGACGGCATCGCCGCCGCCTTCGGCCTCGACGGCTCCGGCGACAGCCTCGCCGAACCGACGCTGCTGCTTGTGCATCAGCTCGAAGCGCGCGGGCTGCCGTAG
- a CDS encoding flavin monoamine oxidase family protein has protein sequence MRSLFARLHRRYGPRISGAERQRRVKDKLALQPTPPAIRSPTALRALAVRRPKVAIIGGGFAGLMAASELVAHCEVTLFEARDRFGGRVLSKKKPSGIVEAGGELIGYNHPLWLKYAKRFELGLSVITSDTNFDALELDMPLFLDGHKLSDGQMKLVYHEMDDAFGKLSRWAGRVKPDKPWRAKGARKLDARTIAEWIASLDCSKLTKHAMEEQFSNDAGQPTTKQSLLANLAVVAGGRMKNQIDAFFTQTETLRCSEGNQELAIRLAQDIKDNGASTHLSTPVRAIRIDSEGVTLEFSPSGNGTARAPFAADYAVLAIPPSLWPDSPNAKITITPHLPHDYYVTMGTAVKYLSPLKKRFWIGEGLAPTAISNQFGVTWEGTDNQIAPPEHPVELSLFAGADVAAEALKHYRPGNQTQVDAFYAQQLGSVYKGYVAHLADQPEFMAWPRDEWTAAGYSCPAPGEVCRAGPLLAKGFEDRLFFAGEHTCFAYFGYMEGALQSGQTAAAAIIKAIDKQPEAQGSARDGNSVIGSGRLAASRP, from the coding sequence ATGCGTTCGCTGTTTGCGCGGCTGCACCGGCGTTACGGGCCCAGGATTTCGGGGGCGGAGCGCCAGCGGCGAGTCAAGGACAAGCTCGCCCTTCAACCCACCCCGCCCGCGATCCGCTCACCCACCGCGCTCCGCGCGCTGGCGGTGCGACGCCCGAAAGTCGCGATCATCGGCGGTGGCTTCGCCGGCCTGATGGCGGCCTCCGAGCTCGTTGCGCATTGTGAGGTGACGTTGTTCGAGGCCCGCGACCGCTTCGGCGGCCGGGTTCTCAGCAAGAAGAAGCCGAGCGGGATCGTCGAGGCCGGCGGCGAGCTGATCGGCTACAACCATCCGCTCTGGCTGAAATATGCCAAGCGGTTCGAGCTCGGCCTGTCCGTTATCACCTCGGACACCAATTTCGATGCGCTCGAGCTCGACATGCCGCTGTTTCTCGACGGCCACAAGCTCTCCGACGGCCAGATGAAGCTGGTCTATCATGAGATGGACGACGCTTTCGGCAAGCTCAGCCGGTGGGCCGGCCGGGTCAAGCCTGACAAGCCCTGGCGCGCCAAGGGCGCAAGGAAACTCGACGCCAGGACGATTGCGGAGTGGATCGCGAGCCTCGACTGTTCGAAGCTCACCAAGCACGCCATGGAGGAGCAGTTCTCCAACGACGCCGGCCAGCCGACCACCAAGCAGAGCCTTCTCGCCAATCTGGCCGTCGTCGCGGGCGGACGGATGAAGAACCAGATCGACGCCTTCTTCACCCAGACCGAGACCTTGCGCTGCTCGGAAGGCAATCAGGAGCTCGCCATTCGCCTCGCGCAGGACATCAAGGACAACGGCGCCAGCACCCACCTGTCGACGCCGGTGCGCGCCATCCGCATCGACAGCGAAGGCGTGACCCTGGAGTTCAGCCCCTCCGGCAACGGAACGGCACGCGCGCCCTTTGCCGCCGATTATGCCGTGCTCGCGATACCCCCAAGCCTGTGGCCGGACTCACCCAACGCCAAGATCACGATCACGCCCCACCTGCCGCACGACTACTACGTCACGATGGGGACGGCGGTGAAATATCTCAGCCCGCTCAAGAAGCGCTTCTGGATCGGTGAGGGCCTCGCTCCGACGGCCATCTCGAACCAGTTTGGTGTCACCTGGGAAGGGACGGACAACCAGATCGCCCCGCCGGAGCACCCGGTCGAGCTCAGCCTGTTCGCCGGCGCCGATGTCGCGGCCGAAGCTCTCAAGCACTACCGGCCCGGTAACCAGACGCAGGTCGATGCGTTCTACGCGCAGCAGCTCGGCAGCGTCTACAAGGGCTATGTCGCGCATCTGGCCGATCAACCGGAGTTCATGGCTTGGCCGCGCGACGAATGGACCGCCGCCGGCTATTCCTGTCCCGCCCCGGGCGAGGTCTGCCGCGCCGGGCCGCTGCTGGCCAAGGGTTTCGAGGACCGCCTGTTCTTTGCCGGCGAGCACACCTGCTTTGCCTATTTCGGTTACATGGAAGGCGCTCTCCAGTCCGGCCAGACGGCGGCGGCTGCGATCATCAAGGCCATCGACAAGCAGCCTGAAGCGCAGGGCTCAGCCAGGGACGGAAATTCTGTCATAGGCTCGGGGCGCCTCGCGGCATCAAGGCCGTGA